The following are from one region of the Stigmatella ashevillena genome:
- a CDS encoding NAD(P)H-dependent flavin oxidoreductase: MTAWPDRRIQELFGISLPIIQAPMAGVTTPQMVIAVSEAGGLGSLPCALLSLEQAREALDTLRQGTSRPINLNFFCHLPPQADAARESAWRARLAPYYVEQGLDPEAPVPASNRRPFDSAFCELVEEYRPQVVSFHFGLPEQALLDRVRAAGAKVISSATTVSEARWLEAHGCDAIIAMGWEAGGHRGSFLTDNMATQVGTFALVPQVADAVKIPVIAAGGIADARGIVAAFALGASAVQMGTAYLFCPEARVAPPHLQALKTAADDGTALTNVFTGRPARGIVNRLMRDLGLMSPLAPAFPLAGGALAPLRNPSAPAGPGDFIPLWSGQAARLGRELPAGQLTRLLASEALAKLSPGGADR; the protein is encoded by the coding sequence ATGACTGCCTGGCCCGATCGACGCATTCAGGAACTCTTCGGCATCTCTCTGCCCATCATTCAAGCGCCCATGGCCGGTGTGACCACACCACAGATGGTGATCGCCGTGAGCGAGGCGGGGGGTCTTGGCTCGCTCCCCTGCGCCCTGCTGAGCCTGGAGCAGGCGCGCGAGGCGCTGGACACCCTCCGCCAGGGGACGTCGCGGCCCATCAATCTCAACTTCTTTTGTCACCTCCCGCCGCAGGCAGACGCCGCGCGCGAGTCGGCCTGGCGTGCCCGGCTTGCTCCTTATTATGTCGAGCAGGGGCTGGATCCCGAGGCACCGGTTCCGGCTTCGAACCGCCGACCGTTCGACAGCGCCTTCTGCGAGCTTGTCGAAGAATACAGGCCTCAGGTGGTCAGCTTTCACTTCGGGCTTCCGGAGCAGGCGTTGCTGGACCGGGTGAGGGCGGCGGGCGCCAAGGTGATCTCCTCGGCGACGACGGTCTCCGAGGCCCGGTGGCTCGAAGCGCATGGGTGCGATGCGATCATCGCCATGGGATGGGAGGCGGGCGGCCATCGCGGCAGTTTTCTCACGGACAACATGGCCACCCAGGTCGGGACCTTCGCCCTCGTGCCCCAGGTCGCCGATGCGGTGAAGATCCCCGTGATTGCGGCCGGCGGCATCGCCGATGCGCGCGGCATCGTCGCGGCGTTCGCGCTCGGCGCGTCCGCGGTGCAGATGGGGACCGCCTACCTGTTCTGTCCCGAAGCCCGGGTGGCGCCCCCGCATCTCCAGGCGCTGAAGACAGCGGCGGATGATGGCACCGCGCTCACCAACGTCTTCACCGGCCGACCGGCGCGCGGCATCGTCAACCGGTTGATGCGCGACCTGGGCCTCATGTCGCCGCTCGCACCGGCTTTTCCGCTTGCGGGAGGAGCGCTTGCTCCGCTGAGGAACCCCTCCGCGCCTGCGGGACCGGGCGACTTCATTCCCTTGTGGTCAGGGCAGGCTGCCCGGCTGGGCCGGGAACTCCCCGCGGGGCAGCTCACGCGACTTCTTGCCTCCGAGGCCCTGGCGAAGCTGTCTCCCGGCGGAGCCGACCGCTGA
- a CDS encoding AbfB domain-containing protein: MLKSPQLMRVGNAVLRLLPLLCGLFSLQGAHAAWAPKTPPLATPWTSQVSTTNALPEYPRPQMVRADWQNLNGEWQFGNATAGQTPPFGQNLAESVLVPFPIESALSGIKRYQERMWYRRTFTVPAAWSGRRVNLHFGAVDWEATVYVNRQLVGSHKGGFDSFSFDITSNLNGGTNEIIVGVYDPTEVGGQPVGKQRNNPSGIFYTAASGIWQTVWLEPTPSARITRLDMTPDVAGSALRLTVRGTGIAGQTVEAIAFNGTTQVGSATGSVDGEIRIPVPSPKLWSPESPFLYDLRVSLKSGTTVVDQVTSYFGMRSVGLKLVGGVLRPVLNGQFVFQIGTLDQGYWPDGIYTAPTDEALKFDIQKHKDLGYNLLRKHIKVEPQRWFYWADKLGILVWQDMPLMDLRTPSTAARTQFELELRELYDEHRSATSVIAWVVQNEGWGQYDQARLAALVKGWDPSRLVDNMSGINCCGSVDGGNGDLADWHVYVGPASPPPSATRAAVLGEFGGLGLRVAGHEWSPGNGFGYEMVADGAALTTRYVGLMQGLQTLMAKPGLSAAVYTEITDVENEVNGMYTYDRAILKVDLNQVRTAHLNLIAASRQLNNLGPLPVGQYRALQVTTPGYTNRYARHFESLGATEVVTSSSSATLKQDATFKIVAGLADAACYSFESRNFPGSYLRHSTNRIRRDARDGTALFDQDATFCARAALDGSPNISLESKNLPGSYLRHRDSGLWVEALANTTGFRQDATWAIAAPWWQSGANVPVGSYQSFQVTSAGYTNRYLRHIDSVANTEVVDSASAATLKQDATFRLVTGLAESSCYSFESRNFPGQYLRHASSRVRKDARDGTVLFDQDATFCAQPGLSGTGISFESFNYPGRYLRHYGAEVWTASGFGTTWDSAPGFNADSSWNIVSPWAP, from the coding sequence ATGCTCAAATCCCCTCAACTCATGCGTGTCGGCAACGCCGTTCTGCGGCTGCTGCCTCTGTTATGCGGCTTGTTCTCACTCCAAGGGGCGCACGCCGCCTGGGCGCCCAAGACACCGCCCCTGGCCACCCCGTGGACCTCGCAGGTCTCCACCACCAATGCCCTGCCGGAATACCCCCGGCCGCAGATGGTCCGCGCCGATTGGCAGAACCTCAATGGCGAGTGGCAGTTCGGCAATGCCACCGCGGGCCAGACGCCTCCCTTCGGCCAGAACCTCGCCGAGAGCGTCCTCGTCCCCTTCCCCATCGAGTCCGCCCTCTCGGGCATCAAGCGCTACCAGGAGCGCATGTGGTACCGCCGCACCTTCACCGTTCCCGCAGCCTGGAGCGGCCGCCGCGTCAACCTCCACTTCGGCGCCGTGGACTGGGAGGCCACCGTCTACGTCAATCGCCAGTTGGTGGGCTCGCACAAGGGCGGCTTCGACAGCTTCAGCTTCGACATCACCAGCAACCTCAACGGGGGCACCAATGAAATCATCGTCGGTGTCTATGATCCCACCGAGGTGGGCGGTCAGCCCGTCGGCAAGCAGCGCAACAACCCGAGTGGCATCTTCTACACGGCCGCCTCGGGCATCTGGCAGACGGTGTGGCTGGAGCCCACGCCCTCGGCCCGCATCACCCGGCTCGACATGACGCCGGACGTGGCCGGTTCGGCCCTGCGCCTGACGGTGCGCGGCACGGGCATCGCGGGCCAGACGGTCGAGGCCATTGCCTTCAACGGCACCACCCAGGTGGGCAGTGCCACGGGCAGCGTGGATGGAGAGATCCGCATCCCCGTCCCCAGCCCCAAGCTGTGGTCTCCCGAGAGCCCCTTCCTCTACGATCTGCGCGTCTCCCTCAAGAGTGGCACCACCGTCGTGGATCAGGTGACGAGCTATTTCGGCATGCGCTCGGTGGGCCTGAAGCTCGTGGGCGGCGTGCTGCGCCCGGTGCTCAACGGCCAGTTCGTCTTCCAGATCGGCACCCTGGACCAAGGCTACTGGCCGGACGGCATCTACACCGCGCCCACGGACGAGGCGCTCAAGTTCGACATCCAGAAGCACAAGGACCTGGGCTACAACCTCCTCCGCAAGCACATCAAGGTCGAGCCCCAGCGCTGGTTCTACTGGGCCGACAAGCTGGGCATCCTCGTCTGGCAGGACATGCCCCTGATGGACCTGCGGACCCCCTCCACCGCCGCGCGCACCCAGTTCGAGCTCGAGCTGCGCGAGCTTTACGATGAGCACCGCAGTGCCACCTCGGTCATCGCCTGGGTGGTGCAGAACGAGGGCTGGGGCCAGTACGACCAGGCCCGGTTGGCCGCGCTGGTGAAGGGCTGGGATCCCAGCCGCCTGGTGGACAACATGAGCGGCATCAACTGCTGCGGCTCCGTGGACGGCGGCAACGGCGACCTGGCGGATTGGCACGTCTACGTGGGCCCGGCTTCACCGCCCCCGTCGGCCACGCGCGCCGCGGTGCTGGGCGAGTTCGGTGGCCTGGGCCTGCGGGTCGCCGGCCACGAGTGGAGCCCGGGCAACGGCTTCGGGTACGAGATGGTGGCCGATGGCGCGGCACTCACCACCCGCTACGTGGGTCTCATGCAGGGACTTCAAACCCTGATGGCCAAGCCAGGCCTGAGCGCGGCGGTCTACACCGAGATCACCGACGTGGAGAACGAGGTGAACGGCATGTACACCTACGACCGGGCCATCCTCAAGGTGGACCTCAATCAGGTGCGCACGGCTCACCTCAACCTGATCGCCGCCTCGCGGCAGCTCAACAACCTGGGGCCGCTGCCCGTGGGCCAGTACCGCGCCTTGCAGGTGACGACGCCGGGCTACACCAACCGCTATGCGCGCCACTTCGAGAGCCTGGGCGCCACCGAGGTTGTCACCAGCAGCAGCAGCGCCACGCTCAAGCAGGATGCGACGTTCAAGATCGTCGCGGGGCTGGCGGACGCCGCCTGCTACTCTTTCGAGTCACGCAACTTCCCTGGCAGCTACCTGCGGCACTCCACCAACCGCATCCGCAGGGACGCGCGCGACGGCACGGCGCTCTTCGATCAGGACGCCACCTTCTGCGCTCGCGCGGCGCTCGACGGCTCGCCGAACATCTCGCTGGAGTCCAAGAACCTGCCCGGCTCCTACCTCCGCCACCGTGACAGCGGGCTCTGGGTGGAGGCGCTCGCCAACACCACGGGCTTCCGTCAGGACGCGACCTGGGCCATCGCCGCGCCATGGTGGCAGAGTGGCGCGAACGTCCCCGTGGGCAGCTACCAGTCCTTCCAGGTGACGTCGGCGGGCTACACCAACCGCTACCTGCGCCACATCGACAGCGTGGCCAACACCGAGGTGGTCGACAGCGCCAGCGCCGCCACGCTCAAGCAGGATGCGACCTTCCGGCTCGTGACCGGCCTGGCCGAGTCGAGCTGCTACTCGTTCGAATCGCGCAACTTCCCCGGCCAGTACCTGCGGCACGCCAGCAGCCGCGTCCGCAAGGATGCCCGCGACGGCACGGTGCTCTTCGACCAGGACGCCACCTTCTGTGCGCAGCCGGGTCTGTCGGGCACCGGCATCTCGTTCGAGTCCTTCAACTACCCCGGGCGCTACCTCCGCCACTACGGCGCCGAAGTCTGGACGGCGTCCGGGTTCGGGACCACCTGGGACTCGGCTCCCGGATTCAACGCGGACTCGAGCTGGAACATCGTGTCCCCCTGGGCGCCCTAG
- a CDS encoding class I SAM-dependent methyltransferase, whose protein sequence is MLVAPLYDGHEPADVFHQATSWLDGIHRQLTHGGDVHVAMQTLHRGLFHLRRQWSRKDWRHFCLEHARVHPLRELLHQCPFTRHGYERPRGYAGDAALIDYLYAECVGAEGHLQPGGHIYRFMYQQPSPRSVRERRTLLAREIDAVAARTHMPRLLSVACGHLRESELSHAVKEHHIGDFIAFDQDPMSLTEVTRQHPNNAIRPVCGSVRALLTGRTVFGHLDLAYSAGLYDYLSDNTARRLTQILFGMLNPGGRLMVANFATCPEAGYLEAFMDWWLIYRDEDQMQALTLDIDPTQIAATHMFRDSEQNVIYLALDRR, encoded by the coding sequence TTGCTGGTCGCGCCCCTTTACGACGGACACGAGCCGGCCGATGTGTTCCACCAAGCCACGTCGTGGCTGGATGGCATCCACCGGCAGCTCACCCATGGTGGCGATGTGCACGTGGCGATGCAGACGTTGCATCGAGGGCTGTTCCACTTGCGCCGCCAGTGGAGCCGGAAGGACTGGCGCCACTTCTGCCTGGAACATGCACGGGTTCACCCCCTGAGAGAGTTGCTCCACCAATGCCCCTTCACCCGCCACGGCTATGAACGTCCGCGCGGCTACGCAGGAGACGCGGCGCTGATTGATTACCTCTACGCGGAGTGCGTGGGGGCCGAAGGGCACCTCCAACCCGGGGGCCACATCTACCGATTCATGTACCAGCAGCCGAGCCCCCGGAGTGTCCGGGAACGCCGGACATTGCTGGCGCGGGAAATCGATGCCGTGGCGGCGCGCACGCACATGCCCCGCCTGCTCTCCGTGGCGTGTGGGCACCTGCGGGAGTCCGAGCTGTCACACGCCGTGAAGGAGCACCACATTGGTGACTTCATCGCCTTTGACCAGGACCCGATGAGCTTGACGGAAGTCACCCGGCAGCACCCCAACAACGCCATCCGGCCCGTCTGTGGCTCGGTGCGTGCATTGCTGACGGGGCGCACCGTGTTTGGACACCTGGACCTCGCCTACTCGGCAGGCCTGTATGACTACCTCTCGGACAACACGGCCCGGCGGCTCACGCAGATCCTCTTCGGCATGCTCAACCCCGGAGGGCGGCTGATGGTGGCCAACTTCGCCACCTGTCCGGAGGCGGGCTATCTGGAGGCGTTCATGGACTGGTGGCTCATCTACCGCGATGAGGACCAGATGCAGGCGCTCACCCTGGACATCGATCCGACGCAGATCGCCGCCACGCACATGTTCCGCGACAGCGAGCAGAACGTCATTTATCTGGCGCTGGATCGGCGCTGA
- a CDS encoding pilus assembly protein PilB, producing MRLGEWLVHNGALTPEQVETALAYQARWRCKFGQAVLELNMMPREPFLRLLAGHLKVPFIRPEQIDKVPATTVRKLRADVLSRLRVCPLRFEQVGTRGSVYLATHQPENLSLLDEAAFVTGLTIVPVLAMAEDIERTLRRHGILEGRHLEPIELPPEEEVRASVSAAR from the coding sequence ATGAGGCTGGGAGAGTGGCTGGTCCACAACGGGGCGCTGACACCCGAGCAGGTGGAGACGGCCCTCGCCTATCAGGCCCGCTGGCGGTGCAAGTTTGGCCAGGCGGTCCTCGAACTGAACATGATGCCCCGCGAGCCGTTCCTGCGCCTGCTGGCGGGCCACCTGAAGGTGCCGTTCATCCGCCCGGAGCAGATCGACAAGGTGCCCGCCACCACCGTGCGCAAGCTGAGGGCGGATGTGCTCTCCCGGTTGCGCGTGTGTCCCCTGCGCTTCGAACAGGTGGGCACCCGCGGCTCGGTGTACCTGGCGACGCACCAGCCCGAGAACCTCTCCTTGCTCGATGAGGCGGCCTTCGTCACCGGGCTCACCATCGTGCCCGTCCTGGCGATGGCCGAGGACATCGAACGGACCCTGCGGCGCCATGGCATCCTCGAGGGCCGTCACCTGGAGCCCATCGAGTTGCCTCCCGAGGAGGAGGTCCGCGCGTCCGTGAGCGCCGCGCGCTGA
- a CDS encoding STAS/SEC14 domain-containing protein translates to MPFQITVHQPERILEVVYPPQPSQQDVDEYLSRVKDIIEGLGEWSALVDQSQLRVMPGTMVAVMAKLNAFAQLKGMKRSARVVSTAASGLQAWRMTKQAMLNIPARTFETRDEALAWLKNPDDE, encoded by the coding sequence ATGCCCTTCCAGATCACCGTTCACCAGCCCGAGCGCATCCTTGAAGTCGTCTATCCCCCCCAGCCCTCCCAGCAGGACGTGGACGAGTACCTGTCTCGCGTGAAGGACATCATCGAGGGGCTCGGCGAGTGGAGCGCGCTGGTGGACCAGTCCCAGCTCCGGGTCATGCCCGGCACGATGGTCGCGGTGATGGCGAAGCTCAACGCCTTCGCGCAGCTCAAGGGCATGAAGCGCTCGGCCCGCGTCGTGTCCACCGCGGCCTCCGGCCTCCAGGCCTGGCGGATGACGAAGCAGGCCATGCTCAACATTCCGGCGCGCACCTTCGAGACACGCGACGAAGCGTTGGCCTGGCTAAAGAACCCCGACGACGAATAG
- a CDS encoding trypsin-like serine peptidase, translated as MKTRWIRASARAQVLGSLLCTALAAGCGQEAEDTPASPPPLGESQAPVVYGTDDRMDVYAHPDATLRARAQQATVALMNPSDFNATNPNNVTFTASTLRSAFNLCSTERFLEDPTPAFCSGTLIDDDLVLTAGHCVTSASACTNTRLVFKFYRPSATTLEPVTTADIFSCTSIVARQQATVNGRNLDYAILRLDRAATPRFAPAPVRAARTALAAGQQVTVIGSGSGIPFKIDSGGTVRDARADTLDYFIANTDTFGGNSGSGVYEMSGYTVAGILVRGETDYASNGSCRVVNVCTQTGCRGEDITYVGPAIDALCAGAGSLRLCGSEPPEPPEPPANSFTYTATNTNSAQQNTTNKVLALTAGQTITVGTCGLTGATASGDTYLRLIAPGGSVAASNDDACSGQSSNFAYTVPTSGNYEIRAGCYSSGSCGGTVVWALTEAPPPSTGGSYAFSASNTNSAQQNTVNQNVTVSAGQKITLGTCEVPGSTFSGDTYVRLYGVSGAQVASNDDACGGAGSNLTYTAPTAGTLQIRAGCYQNKTCSGTVAWTFQ; from the coding sequence ATGAAAACCCGATGGATCCGCGCATCCGCGCGCGCCCAAGTCCTGGGCTCTCTGCTGTGTACCGCCCTGGCCGCAGGCTGTGGCCAGGAGGCAGAGGACACTCCGGCCAGCCCCCCTCCCCTGGGAGAGTCTCAAGCCCCCGTCGTCTACGGCACCGATGACCGGATGGACGTCTATGCCCACCCGGACGCCACCCTGCGCGCCCGGGCCCAGCAGGCCACCGTGGCGTTGATGAACCCCAGTGACTTCAACGCCACCAATCCGAACAACGTCACCTTCACCGCCTCGACGCTCCGCTCGGCCTTCAACCTGTGCTCCACCGAGCGCTTCCTGGAGGATCCAACCCCCGCCTTCTGCTCGGGTACGCTGATCGACGACGACCTGGTGCTCACCGCGGGCCACTGTGTCACCAGCGCCTCGGCCTGCACCAACACGCGCCTCGTCTTCAAGTTCTACCGGCCGAGCGCCACCACGCTGGAGCCCGTCACCACGGCGGACATCTTCAGTTGCACGTCCATCGTCGCGCGCCAGCAAGCCACGGTGAATGGCCGGAACCTGGACTATGCCATCCTCCGGTTGGACCGCGCGGCCACGCCCCGCTTCGCACCCGCCCCGGTGCGGGCCGCCCGGACGGCCCTCGCCGCGGGCCAGCAGGTGACGGTCATCGGCTCGGGCAGTGGGATTCCCTTCAAGATCGACTCGGGCGGCACGGTGCGCGACGCGCGCGCCGACACGCTGGACTACTTCATCGCCAATACGGACACCTTCGGCGGCAACTCGGGCTCCGGGGTGTATGAGATGAGCGGCTACACCGTGGCCGGTATCCTGGTGCGGGGCGAGACGGACTACGCCTCCAATGGCAGCTGCCGCGTGGTGAACGTGTGCACGCAGACGGGCTGCCGGGGCGAGGACATCACCTATGTGGGCCCCGCCATTGACGCCCTCTGCGCGGGTGCGGGCAGCCTGCGGCTGTGCGGCAGCGAGCCGCCTGAGCCGCCCGAGCCCCCGGCCAACAGCTTCACCTACACCGCCACCAACACCAACAGCGCCCAGCAGAACACCACCAACAAGGTGCTGGCCCTCACCGCCGGCCAGACGATCACCGTGGGCACCTGTGGCCTGACGGGCGCCACGGCCTCGGGCGACACCTACCTCCGCCTGATCGCGCCGGGAGGCAGCGTGGCGGCCTCCAATGACGACGCCTGCAGCGGCCAGTCCTCCAACTTCGCCTACACCGTGCCCACCAGCGGCAACTATGAGATTCGCGCAGGCTGCTACTCCTCCGGCAGCTGCGGAGGCACCGTGGTGTGGGCGCTGACCGAGGCCCCTCCTCCGTCCACCGGAGGCTCCTATGCCTTCAGTGCCAGCAACACCAACAGCGCCCAGCAGAACACGGTGAACCAGAACGTGACGGTCAGCGCCGGGCAGAAGATCACCCTGGGCACCTGCGAAGTCCCGGGCAGCACCTTCAGCGGCGACACCTACGTGCGCCTCTACGGCGTCTCTGGCGCGCAGGTGGCCTCCAATGACGACGCCTGCGGCGGCGCGGGCTCGAACCTGACCTACACCGCCCCCACGGCCGGCACATTGCAGATCCGGGCGGGCTGCTACCAGAACAAGACGTGCAGCGGTACGGTGGCCTGGACCTTCCAGTAG
- a CDS encoding alpha/beta fold hydrolase, with translation MPYLPIRGAQLYYEDTGGPGEPIVFSHGLLWNSNLYAQQIAALKERYRCIAYDHRGQGRSVAPPGKGIELRTVYEDAVALIQALGLAPCHFVGLSMGGFVGLRVAARHPELLRSLVLMDTSADAESLWNLSRYRLLTAATHWLGLRPVVDRIMSIYFGPDFLRDPSRAAERELLRRQLASNPRDVWRAMQGVITRRSVTQELERIHTPTLILVGEDDVVTTPERAELLHARIFGSRLVRLPHVGHMSNLEQPGQVNAVLHRFLADISAPERPSVRTSRAMPLVEAWQP, from the coding sequence ATGCCCTATCTGCCCATTCGCGGTGCCCAGCTCTACTACGAGGACACCGGAGGACCCGGCGAGCCGATCGTCTTCAGCCACGGGTTGCTCTGGAACTCGAATCTCTACGCTCAACAGATCGCGGCGTTGAAGGAACGCTACCGGTGCATCGCCTATGACCACCGGGGCCAGGGCCGGAGTGTGGCGCCCCCTGGCAAGGGCATCGAGTTGCGGACGGTCTACGAGGATGCCGTGGCGCTCATCCAGGCCCTGGGGCTGGCGCCGTGCCACTTCGTAGGGTTGTCCATGGGCGGCTTCGTGGGGCTGCGCGTCGCCGCGCGCCACCCGGAGTTGCTGCGCTCACTCGTCTTGATGGACACGTCCGCGGATGCCGAATCGCTGTGGAACCTGTCCCGCTACAGGCTGTTGACGGCGGCGACGCACTGGCTGGGGCTGCGCCCCGTGGTGGACCGCATCATGTCCATCTACTTCGGGCCGGACTTCCTGAGGGATCCGTCCCGGGCAGCCGAGCGCGAGCTGTTGCGCCGTCAGCTGGCGAGCAACCCCCGCGATGTGTGGCGGGCCATGCAGGGCGTGATTACCCGGCGCAGCGTCACGCAAGAGCTGGAGCGCATCCACACGCCGACGCTCATCCTCGTGGGAGAGGATGACGTGGTGACGACGCCCGAGCGGGCCGAATTGCTGCACGCGCGCATCTTCGGCTCGCGGCTCGTGCGGCTGCCGCATGTGGGACACATGTCGAACCTGGAGCAGCCAGGGCAGGTGAATGCGGTGCTCCACCGTTTCCTGGCGGACATTTCCGCCCCGGAACGCCCCTCGGTGCGGACCTCTCGGGCAATGCCCCTGGTGGAAGCATGGCAACCGTGA
- the serA gene encoding phosphoglycerate dehydrogenase, translating to MSPAHFPNPSTPISNKDPVRVLLLENIHASAEKLLAAEGFVVERVPGALKPQELAERLRGVHLLGIRSKTTVPEGALEHAESLLAIGAFCIGTNQIDLASSNRHGIPCFNAPFSNTRSVAEMVLAEVVVLTRQLFDRSREVHAGQWRKVATGSHEVRGKTLGIIGYGHIGSQLGVLAEALGMRVIYYDTMTKLPLGNSRAAASLGELLAESDFVTLHVPATHATNMMMGTAELAQMKKGACLINASRGSVVDIGALAQALRSKHLGGAAVDVYPEEPETNSDGFLTELQNLPNVVLTPHIGGSTEEAQESIGREVATSLIKFVRSGATTGAVNFPQVEAPLIAGTHRILNVHRNIPGVLRDINRIVSDLNANIHAQVLSTDASIGYLVMDLDQDVSAQVCDAIAGLNSDIKTRIVS from the coding sequence ATGAGTCCTGCCCACTTCCCCAATCCCTCCACGCCCATCAGCAACAAGGACCCCGTGCGCGTCCTCCTCTTGGAGAACATCCACGCTTCCGCCGAGAAGCTGCTGGCGGCCGAGGGGTTCGTGGTGGAGCGCGTCCCGGGAGCACTCAAACCCCAGGAACTGGCGGAGCGGCTGCGCGGAGTCCATCTGCTGGGCATCCGCAGCAAGACGACCGTGCCCGAGGGCGCGCTGGAGCATGCCGAGAGCCTGCTGGCCATCGGCGCCTTCTGCATCGGCACCAACCAGATCGACCTGGCGTCCAGCAACCGGCATGGCATTCCGTGCTTCAACGCGCCCTTCAGCAACACGCGCAGCGTGGCGGAGATGGTGCTCGCGGAGGTGGTCGTCCTGACCCGCCAGCTCTTCGACCGCAGCCGCGAGGTGCACGCCGGCCAGTGGCGCAAGGTGGCCACCGGCAGCCACGAGGTGCGCGGGAAGACCCTGGGCATCATCGGCTACGGCCACATTGGCTCGCAGCTCGGCGTGCTGGCCGAGGCGCTGGGAATGCGTGTCATCTACTACGACACCATGACGAAGCTGCCGCTGGGCAACTCGCGCGCGGCGGCCTCGCTGGGAGAGCTGCTCGCCGAGTCGGACTTCGTCACCCTGCACGTACCGGCCACACACGCCACCAACATGATGATGGGCACCGCGGAGTTGGCGCAGATGAAGAAGGGCGCCTGCCTCATCAACGCAAGCCGGGGCTCGGTGGTGGACATCGGCGCGCTGGCGCAGGCGCTGCGCTCCAAACACCTGGGGGGCGCGGCGGTGGACGTGTATCCCGAGGAGCCAGAGACGAACAGCGACGGCTTCCTCACCGAGCTGCAGAACCTGCCCAACGTGGTGCTCACCCCGCACATCGGCGGTTCCACGGAGGAGGCCCAGGAGTCCATCGGCCGCGAGGTGGCCACCTCGCTCATCAAGTTCGTGCGGTCCGGGGCCACCACGGGCGCGGTGAACTTTCCGCAGGTGGAAGCGCCCCTCATCGCGGGCACGCACCGCATCCTGAACGTCCACCGCAACATCCCCGGCGTGCTGCGCGACATCAACCGCATCGTCTCGGACCTGAACGCGAACATCCACGCCCAGGTGCTCAGCACGGACGCCAGCATCGGCTACTTGGTGATGGACCTGGATCAGGACGTGTCCGCGCAGGTCTGCGACGCCATCGCCGGCCTGAACTCGGACATCAAGACGCGCATCGTCTCCTGA